From the Nostoc sp. PCC 7107 genome, the window TGGTTATGGCTTTTCTTCAATGCCAGAAAAACGCGATTTTGCTTACACACCTGACGCATTTATTACCGCTTTATCAGGTTTTATTCAAACACTAAAAATCGAGAAATTTTCTTTAGTTGTCCAAGGCTTTTTAGGTTCTGTTGGCTTACAATATGCCTTACGTCACCCAGAACAAATTGCCAACATCGCTATTTTAAATGCCCCAATTTCCACTACTGCTAAATTACCTTGGAAAATCAAACAAATGGGTTTACCTTTAGCAGGTGAAATGATGACTCAAGACCCTTTATTAGTTGACCGCACCCTAGAAGGTGGTAGTCGTTATCGCATCGAAGATAAAGATTTGGATGTTTACCGCCGACCTTTTTTGAAAACATCGGCGGCTGGTAGAGGTTTGTTATCAACCATTCGTAATTTACAACTACCAGAAGCAATGACAGAAATTGAATCTGGCTTTCAAAAATGGGAAGAACCAATTCTGCTTCAATGGGGTATGATTGACCCTTGGTTATCCATAGACATAGCACAAAAATTTAGCGATTCTATGTCCAATGCAGAATTAGTAAAACTTAATAAAGTCGGACATTATCCGCAAGAACATTATCACAGCACAATTTTAGAAGACTTATTGCCCTTTGTCAGACGTGTGAATAAATAATCAGAAATAAATTTTGCAAAAATCGATATTATAAAAAATGAAACCATAGATAAATGCAGATAAATTATCTGTGTTTAATCAATAGCTAATTAGATGATTTGGCACAGTTTCTAATGCTATCGTAAGCCAATGTAGAAAAAATTTTGTTAGCTTACGATGTATTAAAGCCACCTTAATGGAGATGAGAATTCATGGCTTATTCTTGGTTTAAAGCATTTCATATTATTGGCATTGTTGTTTGGTTCGCTGGGTTATTTTATCTGGTGCGTCTGTTTATCTACCATGTTGAAGCCGAACAAGAACCAGAACCAGCACGCACGATACTGAAAAATCAGTATCAAATTATGGAACTACGTCTTTATCGCATCATCACTACTCCCGGAATGATAGTTACAGTAGCAATGGCGATAGGTTTGCTGAGTACCGAACCAGAGGTTTTAAAACAGGGTTGGTTACACTTTAAATTGCTATTTGTTGCCATTCTATTGGCTTATCATCATTACTGTGGTCGCTTGATGAAGAAGTTAGCGAAGGATGAGTGCCGCTGGACTGGTCAACAATTACGTGCTTTAAATGAAGCACCTACAGTTATGTTGGTGGTGATTGTACTATTGGCTGTATTCAAAAATAATCTGCCTACAGATATCACCGCTTGGGGGATTTTTGGTTTGATTATTTTTATGGCGGTTACTATTCAGCTATACGCCAAGAAACGCAAGCGTGATAAAGAACAATTAATGGCACAGATAAGCCAAGTTCCTCAAGAACAAAGTTAGAGAATTAGCCCTTTCACGGAAAATTTATGGACGATAATTCCTCTTTTCTCTGATATGAATTGAGAAGCTTAATTCTTTCGGGTGCGTTTAACTTTGTTAGCGCACCTCTACTTTATTTAAATTGGCATCAAGAGGTAATTGCACAATGCAAATTCAGCAATTATTTA encodes:
- the hemJ gene encoding protoporphyrinogen oxidase HemJ, with the protein product MAYSWFKAFHIIGIVVWFAGLFYLVRLFIYHVEAEQEPEPARTILKNQYQIMELRLYRIITTPGMIVTVAMAIGLLSTEPEVLKQGWLHFKLLFVAILLAYHHYCGRLMKKLAKDECRWTGQQLRALNEAPTVMLVVIVLLAVFKNNLPTDITAWGIFGLIIFMAVTIQLYAKKRKRDKEQLMAQISQVPQEQS
- a CDS encoding alpha/beta fold hydrolase, whose amino-acid sequence is MSVTENKVKIDSLEWFYREAAPIGQSDLVPVILLHGIVSQSYSWRNILPALASQGTRAIAPDWIGYGFSSMPEKRDFAYTPDAFITALSGFIQTLKIEKFSLVVQGFLGSVGLQYALRHPEQIANIAILNAPISTTAKLPWKIKQMGLPLAGEMMTQDPLLVDRTLEGGSRYRIEDKDLDVYRRPFLKTSAAGRGLLSTIRNLQLPEAMTEIESGFQKWEEPILLQWGMIDPWLSIDIAQKFSDSMSNAELVKLNKVGHYPQEHYHSTILEDLLPFVRRVNK